The genomic region CTTATGATTTTCTGTCCTCGGGGCTTTATCATTAAGATTAAATAACTGTATTCTCAAGCATGCCACTGCACAAACATCTTTTCAATTATGTGAGTAACAGATGCCTTCACAAAGGAACTATTGAAAATTCAGAAAGCATGTTTccaaaaaagaaaggggaaaaaaaagtatcagaTGACAGAAGAATGTAATTGTTTACCATTAAAATATATCCTTAACTCTTCCACTGAAAACCTCTTGGAACATTTTGTTTTCCTACAAGTTATTACAAAGTTGGATCAAAATGATACATGTTTGGGGAGATTGTTGAACATTTCAGAAGCTCTGAAACCTGTGGTATCTCACTTACATGAGAATTCAGTGCAATGGTTGCTTATCTGCTTTTACATATGAACCCTGCCTGCTTTCATGAGGAGAGGTGGTGCACATCATGTTGAAAATATTGTAGTTATATTTGCCTATTATTCTTGAAATAATGTTCATCTGCCCTTGAAACAGATCCATGCAACTGATTCTGAGCCAGTCATTGTTTTTGAGTTGAGAAGAATTGGTACCACCTTTGCTGGGGCATTGTGGAAGCCTGGGTTGCTATTTACCATCCATGCCCTCTGTTGTGAGCACATATTTTAATCCCTGGGATGTAAAGTCAGCCTTTCTTAAATCCATGTCAGCTTTCTTCAATGTGGTCTTCGTTGGAAAGCTATGGGACTGACTAATGCCAGTCTAGACCCTCTTAGAAGAAGCAAGGAGGCACTGCAGGAGTGACGCTCGAGGAGCACTGAGTCTAGCTGGGGAGGCCTTGGGACCCTCAGACAGGGTAGGAGTTAAGTGCTGCAGGCTGGGGTTCCTGGGAGATGTGCTTCCCGAGTTTCTCTTACCGCCCAGCATCAGGTTGTGCCGAGTACATCCAGGGTTACCACCTTTTGGAGAGTCGTGGCTTGGTTATCCTGGCGCACTGGACGAGGACTGGTGTGGCCAGTGCTCCAGCCGTAGGGTGCTCCTGTGGGACTGCCGTGACCCTCGGTGGAACGGCCACGTGTGTATTCTGTAGGTCTGCTGCCGCTGAGGAAAGGAGGGTGCTCACCCTGACTTTGCCTGAGGAGCTTGGACTTCCCTTAACCCGGGAGTGATCGTTTTTATCTTCCCAGTGTTGGTGCTTCTCAGATAATGTCTGAAGATACACAGCTACCTTGCTGAGATGAAGACAGGTCAGAGAGGCAGATTGTAATTGAACTCAAATTTTGGCACACAATAGCTATATGCTTTTCACTAGAGCTTTAATAGTTATTTCACACTtaacttcattttccttctcaacaAATTGATGATAAGGTATACAAAGTGCCTGGTGTTATTAGGAACTTAATACATGACCCAGCTGCTGTTAATACTGTAAGCCTAATCAATATGTAAGACAACTAGAAGTTTCTTTCCCCACCCTCTGTCCTCATCCCCTACGCCCACAGCCCATGTAACTTCAGTTCAGGGACCTGTCATCCTGGACCTTCCCCTGTCACTCTGACCCTCCTTCATGAGAGTCAagccaccgacttgatggatccCAACACGTCTTTCCTTTCACTGCCTAGTTAGGTTCACAGTCACCCCACGACTATTGGAAGGTATCAGAGTCATCAATGGGCCTAAGAAACACCCCTCCTGCCACTTCCAGGGGCAAATGGAGACTATTAGTGTCTTCAAAAggtcttcttcatctttggcttccCCCTGAGTAAGAAATGAAGACCCTGGTAAACTAATCATTCTCTTAAGGAAGTGATTTCTCTGAAGACAAGTGGCCATGTTTTGTTGTTAATAAGGGGCTGCATACCTTTTTGGTATCTTAGGGTAGAATATAAATGATGTTCTTTATACCTACTTCCTTTGCAAAGAACTCGGGACCGTAACACCCTTGGTAGTTCATGGCTTAAGCTAAGTCTTTTACACAGAACCTATGTTATGTTCTCCCACCATTTTCTTTCCTCAAGTGGGTCCTGCCATTGACTTGTTCTCCATGGCCTGCCTGTCAGCATGGCACCTCCTTCCATGGTTTGCTGTTGAAAGCTTTGAGTTCACATCTTCATCTGTCGGAAGGTGACACCGAAGTCCTGTTTCTCATCTCTCTGTCACTGATACTTTGCTCCTCACACACTGCACACCAATTTTTTTCTGCTCCACTGAAACTCACACTGTGAAATGGTAGAGATCTTCATCCAGAGCCCACATTTGCCTTAGACGGAGCTTGGCTTATAAAAGGACAGGAAAGAGCAGCACAGTTACCATTATACTCAACCAGTGTCGTGTCCCCTGAGGAAACAGCCCCACTTCTCCTCACCTGGACATAGCTCATTTGTGTATTAGACTTTAGTTTTGGTACCTAGCTTCCCCCCGCCCCAGCTAatgctttttctccatttttagagTGATGGTCTGACACCTTGAGCTGGAGGTAAACAGTATGTGATATTAGAACTTACCATATTTCCTGGAACCTTAACAAGTTTGTgtactttatctttaaaaaagaaaaatatgaacacaggtaaatccatggctgattcatgtcaatgtatggcaaaaaccactacaatattgtaaagtaattagcctccaactaacaaaaataaatgaaaaaaataaataaataaaagttaaaaaaaaaaaaaagaaagaaaaatatgcctcGTTTTGGCTCCATATTTGGTGAAAGATTGCTTCCCACACTTCACAGCAAAGTTGTATATTTTCACTTTCTGGCTGAGAAGGGAAATGTCCGGCCAAACCTTAGAATTTATCAGCCCTGGAGTCAACTTGAAGGTATAATGACTCCATTTGGGATCATATCAGGTCTGAAGCCCCAGTGGAACCAATGTATCGTTTCTTTGCTACTGACATGGAAAAACGTACTGGTTATAGTTTTTTAGTATAGTAGTAGTGCATTTGTGTCCTGATACATACACCAACATTTTTCCCTCTGCCCCTAAAATATTCTGCTCCAAGGGCACTGGTAGATCTCTAGGCCTGGAATTTTTGACTGATTTGATAGCAGAAAAGTGCCTATGAAGTAACTAGGCTGAGTCTGAGGTTCAAATGCCACCCTAAAGATTTGCTGCTTCTCCTACTCTTCAGACTGGATCAGTCCCAGACATTATTATAATATCATTTTTCAAAACTCTGTAAATAGATAGATTCTCATTTCTCCTCTTAAACACTGTTTGCTAAATGTTTTGGCCCCAAAGTTCAGTCATCCTATGCAAGCATTaatcaatacaggagacattaGTGGTCACTCATTCTGATGAGATCTGACATTATTCTTCCTCTGCCtatgaggaggggaggggaatgTTGCTTAATAAAGATGAAGGTCTTTGCTTCTTTTGTATGAAATGCAAATGATGAGGGCATGTGCAATATACATTTCTTGAATGTGAGGCTGCTGTTTTTTGTTGAGAAAGAGAGGCAAGGCCCTGGAGGATTTCAGaatttgtaaatataaaattatctgCCTtcgtgttttaaaataataataataaaagagagaaagaattggCAGGTTGCCAGATTACTTACATTACAGTAATAGATTTGCTGACCCTTGACTTCTGCTGTAGAGAAATGTATTGAATTTTTCATAATATCAGATGAGATAGATCTAAAACCCTAGTACACTGAGCACCATTATTTAACTTGAGATTTAACAAAGCCGAAATCTTTTCAAACCAGCAATTTCTTGTATGATGATAAtttagtggctcagatgctaatAAATCAAGGTTATAATGCCAttgatttgttaattttaacttGGGTTGATTGTAAGTCATctttatttaagggaaaaaaaaggagaaggaggaaaaaaatcttgCTTTTCACAGCGACTGAATTTAATAAGAATCTTCATGATAGCAAAAGGCTCCCCTACTGTTTCTGCTTTGGGGTGGAAAATGTTGTTCTTGTATTATTcctagggaaaaataaaatctcatgcTGCTACAAATCTTATGCCTAtggaaaaatgttattttttaatacatagtGGCTTACCTATTTCAGATCCATTAATGGCATCATAAATAAGCATTCTGCTAATCTGAAATGTGAAATCTGGGTAACAGTAGAGGCCCATTTATCTGCCTAGCTTTCAATCCTCAGACTACATTagattgggggcaggggtgggggtggggaatctctCTGGATTTCCTAATGAATATATTGCTTCTCTTCCCTGTTACTTCCACCCATCAGAAACCCAAACCACATTCTTAAGAGTTGCACCccattgaaaatatttcttctgtgtaatgAGTTCTCGGGGCTGAatgcatttttgcttttatctgtaCAATTTAGAAGCTGATTAAATCTTTGTTGTACTACAAATATTTGAGGAATAATCTTCCACAAGGCACAGTCACATTGCATTATACTAAATTCTTTATACAATACAATGCTTCCTGCATTGGGCAGTGTTGACCTTATGTTGGCTACCCTGTTTTTAATGGTATCGCATGTAcattaaatgtttaaatgtttagaAACCTATACTAGCTTTCGTCCTCTTGTGCTgtaaaaacttctaaaaatcaGATGATAAGATCATATCCTGTGGCGTAATTGTGTTGTACCATGACAGGGTAACTGAAAAAGCATTCAGTGAAAATCGCACCAAACGGAAATCACTATATGAACAGCGATTGTTTGTGTGCTGGATGAGAGACCATGAGCTGTTCTTCAGGGTTTAGCTGGTCATATTTCTACTTGTTTCCTTTTAGCTTCTgcctttcttgttttattttgggaGCTTTTATTCCCTGAGCCACTATAATTATCTTTCAGtgatttagaaaggaaaaaaaaactctcaattgacctttacacacacacacacacacacacacacacacacacacacacacacacacacacacacacacacacactcacactccctCTGGAAGCCTTGAACAAGCAGCGTTTGTGTTTGGATTCAGTTTTACCTTAGTCATGCCTCTTTCCAGATACAAGAAACATTTAATTCCAGATTTCCTGCTTCTGGCTTCAGGCCTTTGACCAGCAAagtgaaatgtattttttattgctgCCGTCCAGCCAGCTGCTGAGTTGagtgaagggaagaaaaaaaaagaaagggaaaagaaatgaaatagaaatgttgCCCTGCCTCTTCAGCTTGCAACACTGTATAAGGAAATTAAAATCTCCTTAGCACCCATCTAGAAAGCTGGGTTGGCTCAGGACTCTCAGGACCTGTGGGAGTGTGCGGACTCTTAGTGCAAGGCCACGTCTGTTATTCTGTcagtctctgcttcctctcctctccttcccccaccctcagGTAATGCTGAAGGGAGCCCCTCATGGTGTCACCATCTCAATTACAGAGTGGAGTTGTGGGGGAGAGGGTGGTACCAACAAACAATAACCATTGAAATACCCAAGCTTCAATGCTCCTTGGGTTCCCATGGCAAccaaacaaaagtaaaacaaacctATCTGTCctaacaataaaaatatgttttcattaaaGTCAATTTAACATAttcctaatttaaaatattcaatgcATTTTGCTCCTGGACAGAAATCTACAACCTGCCGTTGTTGAAGGGAATGAAGTCCCTGGCAGAACTATGCAGATAAAAGCAATTAGGGGAATGTTGGGGACTTCACAGATGAGACGGAATACATTCAAGTATGAACAggattgcttttttctctttctgcttagttatgctttttattatataaacattAACTGTAATATTACAGTGGGAAGCAGGTATTTGGCAGCCACATATTATTTTAGTAAGTCTACATAGAGAGAACAGTTTCCAGTTTTAGCAGCTGTAACATGTTTAAACTCAGTTTGTAATGGGATCTGAAGATAACTATTCCCCATGGGCTGTGTTGATCTTCATGGCTGGCCCACTGCCAGATGCAGGGCTCGAAACTATTATTCACGCCTTTTTGCACATACCTTGTCCGAGCATGCTCAGTAAATGAATTTTTTGTCTACTATGCTGTAAATTGGGATTTGACTTTCCCATAATTTACTTGGTATTTTATTAAAGAGTGAAATATTACAATCACAGATATCTCCACGTTTGTACTCACAAACCTGAACAGTTGTATATGTTTAAGTAGTTGAGATCCAAATTGCATAGTTAGAAACCAATATCAGAATAGCTAACAAATATTCAAACCAAAGAAGGTTTTGCCTGGGAGtcttagtttaaaaataattagggTTCCCCATATTTGAACAGATttatgttgtttataagccaagTACATTTTCTTCATTGAGTCAACTTGtcttatttaaaacaaattatgttTGCTGTATTAAAGTTCATATTTTTAAGGCTGAGTCTTGTATTAATCCCACAGTGAGTCATTAATCATACCAAATGCATTATAAAAACTTTAATCATTGAAGTTGAAACTGAGATTGTAATGCAATCCATCCCTTTTAATTACATCAgctatttttcccttttagaTCAAGCGCTATGTCGCAAAGGGAAAACAGATTAAAACTAGAGCTgtttgatgtttctctttttagagcaattttatgtactttgttttaaaagttatataattAAAATGCTTGAATTTTTCAGCCCTCTGATTTTTGTGGCTTGAACGTTCTGTCCGCCTTCCTTCTCTCGGGGGCCCTCTTTAACTTGGCACCCCAGAACACAACTCCGGGTCCTGGAGTCCCCTTCCCACCTCAGAGCTCTGGCTAAGACAGCCGCCTCTCCACTATGCTGTGTTTGCCTCGAGTAACCTCTTTATCTTAAATGTCTGGTCTATATTTTGACatgaatgaaaacaaactttGGAGACAGACAGAACTAGGTTTAAATCCCACATCTAACAGATAGGGTAACTCAGgcaaattatttcatcttttggGGACCTTAGTTGCCTCATCTGTTGAAAAAAGgaataacaacaacagtaatacTAATACTCCATAGGGACATGTCCACATTGTGGCTATTACATGAAATAACCTATATAATGTATCTGGGCCATTACCTCGCAGAATGTAAACCTCAGGGGCTTTGACTAttactgttttgttcactgctgtatcttgGTTTCTAGAACACTGCCTGACTCAGTGAGTCAGTACTCAATAAAGAGCTGTTGACAGAATGGTAATGAATGACAGCTATTGTTATAGTTGCTGTTATTGTGATGTTGCTATTAGAATTTGGCCAAGTTCCATGGACAGTGATAATGATGTGATTTTTGGATGTGTCCACTGGTATCCTCGGTGTATAGATTCGCAAGATGAGAAAGAGTTCTCTTAAAGAAGTATGTAAGTTACCAGGTGCTGGTTTTGACCAGAAAAGATGAAGGCACTTGATACATTGCTTGTACTGAGGAAAAACGTACACCCCAACAGCATCGACAATGCTACTGGCATTGCCAGCCCTGGCTGATCCTCTCTTCTGATGCCCTTTCAGGTTAATCCTGCCGTATGAAAGGTTTATTAAAGGAGAGGAAGATAAGCCCCTGCCTCCAATCAAACCTCGAAAACAGGAGAACAATTCACAGGAAAACGAGAATAAGACAAAAGTATCAGGAGCCAAACGCATCAAACATGAAATCTCtaagagcaagaaagaaaaagagaatgccCCAAAGCCCCAGGATGCATCAGAGGTGAGTTGTGCTCCTCCACAGAAGTCTCTCCCTCGGAGTCTCCTGGAGTCTTGTACTCAGAGCCTCATCCCTGCCCAAGATAATGCCAGGCTGTGAACCCCAACCATCTGAACTTCACAGGTCCCCCAGGAGTGGGCCTTCTGGGGGGCAGTGTGAGTGTTGAATGGGATAGGCCAAGAATAGGGTCTGGAAGGAAGCAAAAACGGtgtagaaagctgagtgcagaggcTGACTTCAAGACAGGAGTCAGAGCTTCAGCTCTGAAAGCCAAGGGACTCTGATGTGAAAAATGTGCCCTTTCACAGCCAGTCTGTCTGAGGAGTGGGTGTGACTTTAAAACACTCACCCGTGGGATCTGCCGTGTCTCTGCAGAACTGTTTGGGAAACTTCAGAGGCTTGTTTGCCTCTTGTAACTGACCTCTGGGTTGAGACCAATTTAGAAACATGTTAAGTACATATTATTTATAGGGGAATTTTGAAGTGGTTCCTCTGAAACCACGATTATCTCTCTTGTTAACAGGTAGTTTCTGAACCTTTTAAAATAAGTCCCAGCTTCCCGCAGCCCCCAGCAGCCCTTGGTAGAAGCCATTACTGTCAGTGTCCAGCCAGTCATGGGGGCTGATCTGGGCTCTGTTTCAACATGAATAATAAAAAACTCTgctgcccattaaaaaaaaaaaaaaacttagcagCCACATTTGGAGACAGCATGTTCTAAGATTCAACCCCTGAGGGAATTTTGGTGCTGATATTAAACACCCCCTAAAAATCAGGTTTATAATGAAAACACATAAGAGACTCCCTAATTAAACATTGGCTTAAAACACACACCCCAATCTCCTAAATAGAAATTAACTTACCCAACTGACTCCTGTGTAAGAAGATAGTAACACCAAGAagagaaatttgtttttttctttcataattattttaaactctAATAATTTAGAGttaggcgggggggggggggtaggaaaTGAGGCAGAGGTTTCTAAACATCTGCAAGTTTGCAATATAAATGgccaaaagcaaggaaattccaagtTAAGGCTTACATTCCATTCTTCCTTGATCTTGTTGGCCTGCTGATTTATTCAGGGCTTGGGCTCAGTGCGTTCTATTAGATACCATAGGCACAGCACTGCCGAAGCTCAAGAGGACAAACCGAGGGTCCAGAGGCCAGTTGGTCTTTGAAGGGCTCTGCTCTGGGCATGAAGATTTGTAAGTTGAGGGAAGAATCCTCAGCCATGCCCTGAGCTCATCAGCTGGGGAAAGACCATTGTCAATAGTCAAGCCTGATGCCCTGTGGGCCACAGAAACCCTGAAAGCCTTAAGACCCCCTGTTTCCTATAGGCCCCAACAGATTCCCTCAGAAACTATGAGTATCTAAGTGACCAAGGTCATTATGATCAGGTTACCTAACTACCTGGAATCCTACACCCTCTCCAAGGTTGACCCAAAGGTAAGAATTGCACCTCTCACCTCCTACACAGACTCATATTATTGAGCAAaagtatatttcttttcattgacctTGTTTTGGAGtttgaattttattgtttttgttgtcattgtttttaatttttgatgtttTCAATGTGAAGCAGTGAACTCAGTGGAATAAAAAGCACTTCTAGTCAAACTCACTATCTTCAAGTAATCGGATTACAAGCTTTGTGGGGGAAGGTACCATACCAAGGCAAATCATAAAATGCCATCCTAGAAAAAGAGTCCTTAACTTTTTTTCTGCCTAGCTTTCAAAGACCTTCTATACCAAAAACTAGAACTTCATGCAACTCAAGGCCTAGGTCACACAAATACCAGTGGGACTGAGAATCCCCCACAGCCCCATAAGAATCTTATTTAACTCCAATTTGCCTCTTCCCCTTACTGTtctcatttttctgtattttcatgtaATATATAAGCTCCAGAGACCAATGATGATTGTTAACATAGAATAAATAATGATATTTGTACTGGAAAAGGCAGCTATTAGTACAAAcaccaaaaagaaaatgaggatAAGCATCCTTAGAAAACAGGGATATCTTGAAGTGGATTTAAGGAGAAATCTCTAGGAAATGGGTATGCTTCCTTAAAACTTTTGTTCCTATGCATCCCTCCACCAGCATCCTCAGTCTTGCCCAAAAATACTAAAGTGGTGGACACTTCTTTCCTtaacaacaaagaagaaaaacattcatGAATAagatggagggagagaaaaaacaCCAGCTTTATACAACTGTTTTGTGACTGTTCTCCACCCAGACATGTCAGGGCAGAATGACAGAAGTTTTGAAAGAACTTGCCAGTCAGCTGGGTCCCAGATGGAAAGTTAAGATGACCTTCTAAGGTCAAAGTTTGCAGAGCTacataatgcaatgaatgagttGAACTGTGCCCACAACTTCTGTCGACAGGGACACATAAAGAGCATCCATCTCATTGATTACAATGTATTTCAATGGACAGAAAAGCTGTATTTGTGGTGGCATTCACTGCTTGAATTCTGACAACTTCATTTTCAGCTTTAATGGAAATGTATTTTGCTGCAGCCTAGAAGGACTTGGAGTCCTTCTGTCCCTCAGGAAGACACTAGGCTGATTTTGCATCTGcataatttttcagtattttagcCTTACCTACATGTCATCTGGCTCTGGGTATAAAATAAACACTTAAGCATCACTAATTTTATGCATCATAAAATTGAACACGTTAGGATGCTACTTGCTCTCCTAAAGAAAAACAAGCGATTATAGTAAGTTTGTCGCTTGTTGTTGACATGGGGTTGGATTttgaaagatactttaaaaaaaatctttctccaaAGTGTCATAAAGCACAACATGTAATTTAAAACCCATTTGGATAATTGACTGATTTGACAAGAAGACAACCTCAGAATTAAACTGTATATTAGAATCAAGAAGGAGTGATATGATTGTACACGAGCAGTATGTAACACTGTGCTGTTTTGATAGGTATCTCTTAAGGGACTGAAGTGAATATGCATATTTCTCCTAATGCTTTCTGTAATTTAGATTTCTTTGTTTAGAGCCATGATTGGGGAGTAATAAAGCTTTACAGAAACTCGATGAGCTGACTGACAAGCCTGTTTTCAGAAAACTGCtgtgtgtaatattttatttcatagcaTAAAGTATCAATGCATTTGGCTTCCTTCTGACCGTCTTTTGCAATATCTTACCAGGTTTCGTCAGAGCAAGAGAAGGAACAAGAGACTGTAAACCAGAAAAGCATCACTGAGCCTCTCCCAATAgcagacacaaagaaaaaattggaAGGGTACCAGGATTTTGCAGCAAGGCCCTTGGTGTCCCAAGCAGACCCAGAAAAGGACAATGAAACAGATCAAGGTGCCAACAgtgagaaggtggcagaggagacaggagagaaggGGCCTGCCCCTCCACTGGCGAGTGCCCCTCTGGCCCCTGAAAGGGATCCGGCCCTGATTCCCGGGACTGGCAAACAGTCCCTTACCTCTCCCAGTGCTCTCGTGGACTCAAAAGAACCCAAGCCCTGCTGTTTTACAGAGAGCCCTGAAAATGAGCTCCAAGAAGCATCCTTCCCTGGCTTCACCACGCAGCCCCCACTGGCAAACCAGAGTGAGGTGGAGGATGACAAGCTCCCTGCGATGGCAGATTACATTGCCAACTGCACCGTGAAGGTGGACCAGCTGGGCAGTGACGACATCCACAATGCACTCAAGCAGACCCCGAAGGTCCTTGTGGTCCAGTCATTTGACATGTTCAAAGACAAAGACTTGACTGGGCCCATGAATGAGAACCATGGACTTAATTACACCCCGCTGCTTTACTCAAGGGGGAACCCAGGCATCATGTCCCCGCTGGCCAAGAAAAAACTTTTGTCCCAGGTCAGCGGAGCCAGCCTCTCCAGCAACTGCCCCTATGGCTCCCCACCCCCTTTGATCAGCAAAAAGAAACTGATCGCAAGGGATGACCGGTGCTCGAGTTTGTCCCAGGCCCATCACGGCCAAAGCACTGACCACATGGCAGTCAACCGGCCGTCGGTGATCCAGCACGTCCAGAGTTTCAGAAGCAAGCCCTCGGAGGAGAGGAAGGGCATCAGTGACATTTTTAAGCATGACAAACTAAGTCGATCGGAGCCCCACCGCTGCAGCTTCTCCAAGCATCACCTTAGCCCCTTGGCCGACTCCTATGTCCTAAAGCAAGAAATACAGGAGGGCAAGGAGAAACTGTTGGAGAAAAGGGCGCTTCCCCACTCGCACATGCCTAGCTTCCTGGCCGATTTCTACTCGTCTCCTCACCTCCACAGCCTCTATAGGCACACGGAACACCATCTGCACAGTGAACAGACATCCAAGCACCCCTGCAGGGACATGTACAGGGAAACGGAAAACAGTTCTTTTCCTTCCCACAAACACCAAGAGAAGCTCCACGTGAATTATCTGGCGTCTCTACATCTGCAAGACAAAAAGTCGGCTGCAGCGGAAGCCCCCACAGACGATCAGCCGACGGATCTGAGCCTTCC from Muntiacus reevesi chromosome 2, mMunRee1.1, whole genome shotgun sequence harbors:
- the ARID5B gene encoding AT-rich interactive domain-containing protein 5B isoform X2, with protein sequence MAPNLKGRPRKKKPCPQRRDSFSGGKDPNNNSDGKSVAKVKCEARSALNKPKNNHNNCKKVSNEEKPKVAIGEECRADEQAFLVALYKYMKERKTPIERIPYLGFKQINLWTMFQAAQKLGGYETITARRQWKHIYDELGGNPGSTSAATCTRRHYERLILPYERFIKGEEDKPLPPIKPRKQENNSQENENKTKVSGAKRIKHEISKSKKEKENAPKPQDASEVSSEQEKEQETVNQKSITEPLPIADTKKKLEGYQDFAARPLVSQADPEKDNETDQGANSEKVAEETGEKGPAPPLASAPLAPERDPALIPGTGKQSLTSPSALVDSKEPKPCCFTESPENELQEASFPGFTTQPPLANQSEVEDDKLPAMADYIANCTVKVDQLGSDDIHNALKQTPKVLVVQSFDMFKDKDLTGPMNENHGLNYTPLLYSRGNPGIMSPLAKKKLLSQVSGASLSSNCPYGSPPPLISKKKLIARDDRCSSLSQAHHGQSTDHMAVNRPSVIQHVQSFRSKPSEERKGISDIFKHDKLSRSEPHRCSFSKHHLSPLADSYVLKQEIQEGKEKLLEKRALPHSHMPSFLADFYSSPHLHSLYRHTEHHLHSEQTSKHPCRDMYRETENSSFPSHKHQEKLHVNYLASLHLQDKKSAAAEAPTDDQPTDLSLPKNPHKPTGKALGLAHSAPGPQESKGTSQFQVINSQSRDCHPKACRVSPMTMSAPKKYPESLSRSGKPHPVRLENFRKMDSMVHPILHRKMSPQHIGAARPIKRSLEDLDLVIAGKKARAVSPLDPAKELSGKEKASEQESEGGKAAHSGHSGGASESHKLPLSSPIFPGLYSGSLCSSGLNSRLPAGYSHSLQYLKNQAMFSPLMQPLAFHSLVMQRGIFTSPTNSQQLYRHLAAATPVGSSYGDLLHNSIYPLAAINPQAAFPSSQLSSVHPSTKL